Within the Erigeron canadensis isolate Cc75 chromosome 6, C_canadensis_v1, whole genome shotgun sequence genome, the region GTGAAAATATAGTATAACTGTGCATCATATTGaattttacaaattaattaaataattaagtcCATGTGTAAGCGTCGTCAAAAGTAGAACttgatatatatcaataaatagGAAAAATAAATTACAGTGTAAGAGAAATTATGAATGTAAAATGATGCATGGGCTAAAAACTTATATGATTTGATTTATTAAGATGTAAAATGATCCACAATAATATTTTTAGttcataaagttaaaaaaaaaagaagataaatacGATGCACAACAAACAATAAACactttatagttaaaataaatacCCTTAATAGTACAACAAACACCAAAACTAAacataacttaaaataaaattaaggtttacaaatttatattgaCAGCAAAAGTTACTTCGTTTGATTCTagaaatcataaaataaaataagataaaaactttgatttaaacataaagaaaaagagaagaccCATATTCCCCTCTCTATAAATCGAATTGCAAAAGATAATAATATTGGTTAGATATTAATTTGAGAAAATAGCGGAAACGTTTACGGTTGTATTTTTACATGCCTGCTTGGCCCCTAAAAGTACATAATTAtccttatttatttaatatttaattagtgaGTCAAATGACACATGTCTTCATATTATTGTGTCTTacttattttacattaatctttgttttattttacctcgaacctatataattataataattatcacattctttctcataaaagtgttagatgcaaaattatcattttacccttgattatttatacttctatactatcttataataattatcatatatacgcaccaccaacaatagttcgtcaccaccacgaacgccgtcaccaccaccagtcgTCCTCATTACCAAACCGCTGCCGCATCGcacgggtacaatgctagttttgtaaataaaaaaaaaatctttgtaaAAAGTTGATACCACTTATTTGATTAAAAGGTTAATAACCTCAACCTGTTGGCCAAtagttttttcttatattaataagaatttaattaaagaaaacctTTAAAAAAGCTTTTCTACTAAGGTGACAACTTTTTTTATAGGTTGAAATTAATGGAATAGTGATTGACAAAGTAAAAAGCTATTAATGACCTAATGTTATTGTAGATGCTCTAATCaaaaaccaattcaaatatgtataAAACAAGTTATCTcgtttatttttttcaattttatttttctttttaattcacTAATCTAAAATCTTtatctaatatatctataacatCCTTAATAATACGAtttctaatatacctataaggCTATAACATCCTTAATATACTTAACAGCCTTAGCATCGAAATCAAAAGTTTCAAagttatttacaacatacattttttaacccttaaaataactacactatcctaatttatatttattactttcacattaataaccacatcattACCATCATCACCGCCGTCACCGGTCACCTCCATCGTTGTTGCCCTGTCATTATTGTCACTCCATTGTACGAAACTTATCTAGTTTGATtagataaaagttataaaatcaGAATTTTGTATTCACTTTAGTAGTTTAGTAAGGGGGCGaacattttatatacaaaaccTACTTAAGTATAAAGATATATAAGTGGTCAATCAAGACGATGTTTCATAGACAAAACTTGTTCTGTACTTTACTTACGAGCGGTATTCGCCCCTATCTGTTCCTTAAAGGGGTGCATACTTTTAAGTCAGTtatcttttgatataaaaagataaaaataatattggtgcaaatcatttataaaattttatctgTAATATGTTTGTAAAACTAACATTTAAAGAAATTTGGTTGGGACTTTGTATTCAACCAAGCACTACATtcttgggttttttttaagaaaaggaaGGAAgggaaaaggaaaaataaaaaaagatgcatttttaagatattttataaaatgaaaagaagagaGAGGGTACGAAAAGTCAAGCCTATTTTAAGTCAAAATTTTCTGCCCAAATATGATCTGAGCCTACTTAAAAGTTACTAATCTATCCTCCTCAGAAATGTATAAACATTATTGtgaatttccttttttttttttccctttttaatGAACTCAAAAATGttattaattctttattttaatttttaattttctttatcactagaaaatgttttttttttatataaattattttctttcctatccaatatttggtgtccttaataatatttcattattttgattgatcggtaaaaaaaaggaaacttGACCAACAATTAAAATACTATTACCAATAAGCTAGCAACACGTGGTCAAATGGTTTGCACAAACTGTATCTTACGAAAACGATACTGTAGTACATCTTCCCCCATTTTAATCTTGATTTTCATTTTCTGTCCATGGCGTCTGTTTCAATCTTCAGAGGCTTTGTCCATGGCCGCCACGTCACTCTTTTCCCTCACCAATCTCAGGTTCATTTTATCAAGTTAGttaataattcattttattataactttaaTTACGGTTTCTGTAGATATGTATTGATGTGTTTACCTAGCTAACAACTTTGCAAATCAATAATTTAGTCAAATAATCATTAATATAATTCTAGTTATTATATACAGTAGTTTTAGCcatcatatttatttttatttaaagaatttACATTCATGAACACAACAtctttgtatgtatgtatatatgtagcaCTTCTTTAGTTAGCAGATTATAATAATTGTTTGCATTTCGAATTCAGTTGCCTGTTACAAGCATATTGGTTAGGTCGAAGAATCGAACTAATGGGTTGAGGCTTTATGCAAGATATTCAGACTCACAATCAGCTCAAACACAAGATCTTTTTACTTCTCGTCTACAAAGTACCTTATTTTATTTGCTTGTgtatatatttggttttcttATGTATATCGTATGtcatgttattaaaaaaaaaagtgtacatTTCACTTGCAGCCAGTTTGGAGAACTTGCCGAAGCTTGTGGAGGATATAGTCCAGACGTCAATCAATACAGGTCCTCGTGGAGCTTTGAGACTGGCCCAAGGTGTTCAAGCGTTTATTGGTGTTGGTGGCGAGTGGCTTACAGAATTATCACAGGTATATACGTGGTTCTCATTTATGTCTTTAATCATCTACACACATGTTCTGTGTTTTTTTGTAATAGTATAGCTCATCTTTAGCTACTGTTAAATGTAAATTTAAGATGATTTTAGTTAGTTTTTAGGAGCATTTCATTGTTTTCAACTAATTGAAAGGTTATGATTGATTGAACTGGTGGATTATATTGCAGTCAAGAAATTCACCTAGCGGAATCCCATCACAGCTTCAGCTTGGGTTGCTTTCACCACTTTACCTCCGGAAATTGTTTGAACGCTTGGGGGCTACTTATATCAAATTAGGTCAGGTGAGCCAGATTACCGCTTCTGAATTTCATTTCTTAGTGACCGGTAACCGATTCAACAAATGATTCTTGCTTCTGAATTTCATTTCTTAGTGACCGGTAATAAATTTGGATATATCTTTTCATTCTGTAGTTCATAGCGTCGGCTCCCACGTTGTTTCCGCCTGAATATGTGCAAGAATTCCAGTATTGTTTTGATAGAGCTCCGCTTGTTCCTTTTGATGAGATTAAGAGAATTCTGAGGGAAGAGCTAGCAGCCCCGATAGATAGTATCTATGAATTTGTTGATCCTACACCACTTGCCTCAGCTTCAATAGCACAGGTTGATATTGCTGTCTTTAGAAGGGCACCATTTTTCGTATGAAACTTTTGGTAACAATTTGGTAAATAAAAATCTGTAGGTACATGCAGCAAGGCTTAAAGGGTCGCAAGAGGATGTAGTAATAAAGGTCTTGAAACCCGGAATCGAAGATGTACTAGTTGCAGACCTTAACTTCATTTATGTTGTTGCTCGCATTGTAGAGTTCTTAAATCCTGAACTGAGCCGTACATCATTGGTATGACCTGGATATTTTaatgtgtttgattttaaactataattaattttgttagCAGCATTGTTTGGTTAATTAACTAATCTTGTTATGTATGACCCCCTTCTTCTATCCTTATTGTGTATAGACTTATAGATTTGCTTTTTACTTGTTTCGGTAATTCTTTCTCATGTATTTTCGTTGAAAATGATATGATCAATAAGCTACTTTTTAGTTtgtggaaaatgctaaatatgGATCAAGCTTACAAAAAGAGAAATGAATAGTATTTTAACTGATAGTTTCTTTGTATTCTATTTTTTTCTGGACTTCTTTATTACTAGGTCAATACCAGTTCTTTCTTCATTTGGTGTAAACACTCCGGTCTTGGGGTTGTTTCATATAACATATTGTAACACCTGAATCCCTTTAGTAGGTTGCTATTGTCAATGACATACGAGCATCAATGCTTGAAGAAGTGGACTTCAAGAAAGAGGCAGCAAACATAGAGTCCTTCAGAAGATACCTTGAATCAATGGGGCTTACTAGGCAGGCTACAGCTCCTAAAGTTTATCCAGAATGCAGTACCAAAAGAGTACTGACAATGGAGAGACTATATGGGGTTCCTCTTACTGACTTGGACTCAATAAGTTCTCTTGTTTCAAATCCAGAGACCAGTCTTATAACCGCCCTTAACGTATGGTATGGCGGAAACTCTTGCAACACATTCTTACTTACCCTAGTTCATGTCTGGTGATGTGcttatatatttaagtttgaAGATTGTTTTTCTGATCATTTCTACAGGTTTGGTAGTTTGCTGGCATGTGAAACTTTCCACGCAGATGTACATGCTGGTAACCTATGGCTATTACGTGATGGTCGTATTGGATTTCTTGATTTCGGTAGGTTTTTTTTCCATGCATTATCATGTATTGAAGTACTACTTGGTTCAAACTTGACATTTCAAGCTGGACAGATGAGATGGATGGGCTGAAGGGTCAAAATGTACGTGGGTTGGTTGAAATGGGCCATTTTTAGTACAGGTTTGTGGGCGAGGCCAGTTTGGCTTGACCTGCAAACAATTTTTGTCCAGTTTCAAGTGTTACATATATAGTTAATGTATATTGCAAAAACTTTGGAGATGGCGATTTAATCAAATTGCTTATGGATCATGTCACTCATTTTATATGAAACACAACCAGAAtataaatgggtcgaaattgtCACCTCTGATTTCTAGTGTACAAACCCGCATCACACAATGGACCATGTTACCGGAACCAACATGTATGTGCTGCAGGAATTGTTGGACGGATATCCCCAAAAACATGGAGTGCTATGGAAGTGTTTTTGGGTTCGATTGCAACTGAAGAATACGAGTCAATGGCCTCTGCCTTGATCGAAATGGGTGCTACAAATACGGATGTGGACTCTAGGTCATTTGCTAAAGATTTGGAGAAGATTTTTTCATCTATACAGGCATGTATTCGTACACTTCTGGTCCTCTTTTAATTGTTAAACTATTTCCCTTTTCCCTTTTCTGCTATGAAGTAAAAATAGAATGcaatatacataaatacatagataaaggatttttttattttcaggaCTTGGATACAGAACTTGTTGTTGCGACAGCCACACGGACAAACACAAATGCAACTGCTGTATCAGCCAATTTAGTTGTTGATGAGAGACAGATGAATGCACTGTTTCTCGATGTCGTAAGCTTTAACATCtgataaactttaaaatttatattttggttGTCTAAAAGCTTTATATGCGTTTGTTTGATCTTTATTTCCACTCCAGGACTTCATATTAAAAGACTACCATTTAAAAATACAGTTTTTGTGTCCATAGAAATCACAGCATGTGATATCTAATAGCCTTTAATAGAAAGAAACAAATAAGAGTATGCTGTGATTccaaattaatattattgtctCTCTTTTATAATGACTAGATGTTTAGTGTACCCACTCTCATTGGCGGTAACTAAGAGCAAGAATACTGTGGTTCGGTGTGTGGTCTGGTTTGTGGGGAGAGAGTATCTAACGGAGAAAAATGCTAAGAAAATAAGACAGGAAATCTTTTCAGTTTTCAAAATGGAGGGTTGTGATTGGAGGGTGGTGATTGATCAAATATGTAGGTTAGCAATTCTTCATAATTTTAAATCAACCTTTTAGAAATGGTCGGGCCTAGAATACCTATGCATCATAATTATAAGATGTAGTAGAGTACTGTATAGCCGCCTAATAATCCCCTTCTACGTGTTCAACACTTCAATGTGTGACCTCCTTAGTCCTTGATCAGAAACATCTAAAATTGTTTGTGCTTATTGCAATTTATTTGAGCTGTACATAACTGTGTTTGtgacttatatagttatatgtatGTCCATAGGTACGGGTTAGTGAATCTTACGGGTTAAGATTTCCCCGGGAGTTTGCACTTTTAATGAAACAGCTTTTGTATTTCGATCGTTACACTCGCTTACTAGCTCCTAACATGAACATGCTTCAAGATCAAAGGATCACAATTGCCTCAAATCGAAGAACCAGTAAGCGATATACCTACTAGTCTGCCCATGAGAATCTAGCCAGGTAGAATTGTTGATGGGAGCTTTGCTGTTACTTTATTAGCTCTTCATTCGTATATAGCAACAGTACTCTAGTATATACCTACAAAAAACTGCTACGAATAACATAAAgcaatgtaatgtaatgtaatgtaaatgTACCTCGAAGAAATTAAGGTGATAGCACCAAACCACTACCAGTCTATCATTTTATAACTTTCAGTTGTCTATGTTGGTAATGAGTTCGGGTCATGTGACTGGAGAAACATAGTAGCGCTCAGGCGCCCCCAGTGCCTAGCCTGAAGCCACCATCGCGTAAACCCAGAAAGGGTTTGGGCAGGAAAGTGAacttgtttgatagtttgaaTATACTGTTATCATTTAGAGTAAAATCAATATACCATGTATCACAATTTGGATCATGCTAATTTCTGGATTAGAATGTTTTAACATACTCCTTAGTAGATTTGATTTCAATGAAAGCCATAAAAGCCATGAAAGAAGGATATGTGAGTAGTCATATAATTTCCGTAGTGCATTTTCGAACGGTGAAATTCAAATGATGCTAATACAATACATTTCTCAAATGTCTGTCCactattaaaatcaaaaataaaaattatatcggATTCTGTGTAGTAACAATCACCAACctgaacaaaagaaaagaaccaataaaattatataaagcaGATATATGCAACTATACATTATAAATTAACCCATTTTAAAACGTTCCCTCCATGCCCCTGATCAGCCCCGGATCACCTTGCTTGGAGAAGGATATCCCATGAGCCAATGCAGCGGTGAGCCATTGATCCCTGGCTCAACCTCCTCGATTTCTGATCTGGTCTTACTGCTGCCTGAAATCTTTGAAGAAGATGGGCGGGTTGAATTTGATGGGTCTCTTGACATTGTAGCCTTTTTCCTATCCTCACTGAATTCCCATGAACCATTCCTATCTGTTTCTGTAGAGTAATCCTTTTGAAAAGAACGATCTGAACATGAAACCGGGCCCGTTCGTGACCTGATTGATTTATCATAGTCTTCCACTTCACTGCTTGGAGGAGCAGCAATCGTTTCTTCTGGGTAATATTGACCAAGATGAGTTCCATTTGAAAGCGTGAATTTAAGTACCTTCGAACAAGCACCACATCTCAAACTATggaatcttttcttaaaaacaaGAAAGCTTTGAGGCAGCTGAAGAAGCTCCGAGCATCGATAACAAGTGATCCATGGAGACCCACCTGCAATTGGGCGGACATATATCTTCTTCTTTGGAGACCGTTTCTTGATTTCATTCCTGTGCCATTGATCATCAAGCGCAGAAAATTCAGATTCTGAATGGTGTTTAGGGGTCGACGCCCCAGAAAAATGTGGGCTGTAGTACGAGTTTTGCCCATAATGAGGCCCGCTATAGCACACGTGTTGGCGGGGAAGCTGTGCTGAGTATTGCCTGTCTTGTGGACGGCAATGGTTGCACAAGCTGGCGTCCCGTCGTCTATCAGTCACCGGTGCTTCGCCAGAAAACGCCATCCGCTGGCCAAATCTTCCCGAATGGTTCAAAACATGATTGTAGTATGAAGGAACTTGTTGAGTGTTTGACACATTTGTTCTTTCAAGCTGATCCTGCAGGTCTCGAACCATTTTTAAGAGCTCTATTCGCTCCATTTTAGGATTTTCGGGGATCATAGATGAAAGATTTCTAGGATACCCATGGAAGTCGTTCAAACTGTAAAATGACCGAACATCAGTTGATCGGTGCTCGCCTTTACCCACTCGTCCATTTGAAGGATGAAACTCGTTATGCCTGTTGAACCGATACCTGATTCCCGAATCAAAATGTGTGTCTCCTTTCAAACCATTATGCTTCTTTCGAGTGACTTGATCATCATTTCCATCAAAAGAAGATACACTGCCCTCGTATCCGTAGTAATTACCCGTGCCACCAAAACGTGCATTTTCCAACGTCTCTACAGAACTGATACGATCAAATCTTCGACGATGATGCAAATCTGCAGATTCATCTTCGGATAATATGTCATCTTCATCCAAATGCATCACTTTTTTCTGTCTTGTATCAAGCAACTTTTCTGCTATCAAACTCTTGAAGCTTGACTTCGAGCCGCCATCAGAATCCCTAATGAGTCTCCTGTTATTAGCAATACTGTCATGTGTTGGCTCTTCAACCTCAGAAAAAGACCTGTAATTTAAATAAC harbors:
- the LOC122605836 gene encoding uncharacterized aarF domain-containing protein kinase At5g05200, chloroplastic, whose translation is MASVSIFRGFVHGRHVTLFPHQSQLPVTSILVRSKNRTNGLRLYARYSDSQSAQTQDLFTSRLQTSLENLPKLVEDIVQTSINTGPRGALRLAQGVQAFIGVGGEWLTELSQSRNSPSGIPSQLQLGLLSPLYLRKLFERLGATYIKLGQFIASAPTLFPPEYVQEFQYCFDRAPLVPFDEIKRILREELAAPIDSIYEFVDPTPLASASIAQVHAARLKGSQEDVVIKVLKPGIEDVLVADLNFIYVVARIVEFLNPELSRTSLVAIVNDIRASMLEEVDFKKEAANIESFRRYLESMGLTRQATAPKVYPECSTKRVLTMERLYGVPLTDLDSISSLVSNPETSLITALNVWFGSLLACETFHADVHAGNLWLLRDGRIGFLDFGIVGRISPKTWSAMEVFLGSIATEEYESMASALIEMGATNTDVDSRSFAKDLEKIFSSIQDLDTELVVATATRTNTNATAVSANLVVDERQMNALFLDVVRVSESYGLRFPREFALLMKQLLYFDRYTRLLAPNMNMLQDQRITIASNRRTSKRYTY
- the LOC122605837 gene encoding protein ENHANCED DISEASE RESISTANCE 4 — its product is MTSKNNNKPRLVRCPKCRNVLPEPPGIPVYECGGCGAILQAKKPKNNTVDITSKKPEDDSSGKRKMEQLSDDQEAGSSSNQQVLVNSIDEPVRNSGHSDLHSSTEYQDVAEKAVNGTAEAPSSEAEEYSSGKWKMKQPFDDQEASSSSNRQLLVHSNVESDRNVFHNDPRSSTELSGHEDPESSPEAVVHNRINQEQVQDQDQEMNHDQDQYQDAAKKQENVAIDAMSPGFQHSLEKQKMEQFSDDHEIGSSLTQHTLVKLIIEPDQKSDHDEPHNSYELSYHDDPESSPEATVHNRIDYDEEFKSCRNGTDFEDSSSYLNYRSFSEVEEPTHDSIANNRRLIRDSDGGSKSSFKSLIAEKLLDTRQKKVMHLDEDDILSEDESADLHHRRRFDRISSVETLENARFGGTGNYYGYEGSVSSFDGNDDQVTRKKHNGLKGDTHFDSGIRYRFNRHNEFHPSNGRVGKGEHRSTDVRSFYSLNDFHGYPRNLSSMIPENPKMERIELLKMVRDLQDQLERTNVSNTQQVPSYYNHVLNHSGRFGQRMAFSGEAPVTDRRRDASLCNHCRPQDRQYSAQLPRQHVCYSGPHYGQNSYYSPHFSGASTPKHHSESEFSALDDQWHRNEIKKRSPKKKIYVRPIAGGSPWITCYRCSELLQLPQSFLVFKKRFHSLRCGACSKVLKFTLSNGTHLGQYYPEETIAAPPSSEVEDYDKSIRSRTGPVSCSDRSFQKDYSTETDRNGSWEFSEDRKKATMSRDPSNSTRPSSSKISGSSKTRSEIEEVEPGINGSPLHWLMGYPSPSKVIRG